A region from the Ursus arctos isolate Adak ecotype North America unplaced genomic scaffold, UrsArc2.0 scaffold_6, whole genome shotgun sequence genome encodes:
- the MYC gene encoding myc proto-oncogene protein yields MPLNVSFANRNYDLDYDSVQPYFYCDEEENFYQQQQQSELQPPAPSEDIWKKFELLPTPPLSPSRRSGLCSPSYVAVASFSPRGDDDGGGGSFSTADQLEMVTELLGGDMVNQSFICDPDDETFIKNIIIQDCMWSGFSAAAKLVSEKLASYQAARKDSSSPSPARGPGGCSTSSLYLQDLSAAASECIDPSVVFPYPLNDSSSPKPCASPDSTAFSPSSDSLLSSAESSPRASPEPLALHEETPPTTSSDSEEEQEDEEEIDVVSVEKRQPPAKRSESGSPSSGSHSKPPHSPLVLKRCHVSTHQHNYAAPPSTRKDYPAAKRAKLDSGRVLKQISNNRKCASPRSSDTEENDKRRTHNVLERQRRNELKRSFFALRDQIPELENNEKAPKVVILKKATAYILSVQTEEQKLISEKDLLRKRREQLKHKLEQLRNSGA; encoded by the exons ATGCCCCTGAACGTCAGCTTCGCCAACAGGAACTATGACCTCGACTACGACTCGGTACAGCCTTATTTCTACTGCGACGAGGAGGAGAACTTctaccagcagcagcagcagagcgAGCTGCAGCCGCCGGCGCCCAGCGAGGATATCTGGAAGAAATTCGAGCTGCTGCCCACCCCGCCGCTGTCCCCGAGCCGCCGCTCGGGGCTCTGCTCGCCCTCCTACGTTGCAGTCGCGTCCTTCTCCCCCAGGGGGGACGacgacggcggcggcggcagctTTTCCACGGCCGACCAGTTGGAGATGGTGACCGAGCTGCTGGGAGGGGACATGGTGAACCAGAGCTTCATCTGCGACCCGGACGACGAGACCTTCATCAAAAACATCATCATCCAGGACTGCATGTGGAGCGGCTTCTCGGCCGCAGCCAAGCTCGTCTCCGAGAAGCTGGCCTCCTACCAGGCTGCGCGCAAAGACAGCAGCAGCCCGAGCCCCGCCCGCGGGCCCGGCGGCTGCTCCACCTCCAGCCTGTACCTACAGGACCTGAGCGCCGCCGCCTCCGAGTGCATCGACCCGTCCGTGGTCTTCCCCTACCCGCTCAACGACAGCAGCTCGCCCAAGCCCTGCGCCTCCCCGGACTCCACCGCCTTCTCCCCGTCCTCGGACTCTCTGCTCTCCTCGGCCGAGTCCTCCCCGCGGGCCAGCCCCGAGCCCCTGGCGCTCCACGAGGAGACACCGCCCACCACCAGCAGCGACTCGG AGGAAGAACAAGAGGATGAAGAAGAAATTGATGTCGTTTCTGTGGAAAAAAGGCAGCCCCCTGCCAAAAGGTCAGAATCGGGGTCACCGTCGTCGGGAAGCCACAGCAAACCACCTCATAGCCCGCTGGTCCTTAAAAGATGCCATGTGTCCACCCATCAGCACAATTACGCAGCGCCCCCCTCCACCAGGAAGGACTATCCGGCCGCCAAGAGGGCTAAGTTGGACAGTGGCAGGGTCCTGAAACAAATCAGCAACAACCGTAAATGCGCCAGCCCCAGGTCTTCGGACACAGAGGAGAACGACAAGAGGCGGACACACAACGTCTTAGAACGCCAGAGGAGAAACGAGCTGAAACGGAGCTTTTTTGCCCTGCGTGACCAGATCCCGGAGttggaaaacaatgaaaaggCCCCCAAGGTTGTCATCCTTAAAAAAGCCACCGCGTACATCCTGTCCGTCCAAACAGAGGAGCAGAAGCTCATCTCAGAAAAGGACTTGTTGCGGAAGCGGCGAGAACAGTTGAAACACAAACTTGAACAGCTAAGGAACTCTGGTGCCTAA